In one window of Polynucleobacter sp. AM-7D1 DNA:
- a CDS encoding SURF1 family protein, translating into MFSSLITSRIVATLSALLVILVGCGAGIWQLNRAEQKIRLGDSLSAKLQMPVLNANVDNLTLEKASERRILARGRFMQDEVVWLDNRPRPIPEGGSGASGQSGFYVMMPLRLEGQEAVLWVNRGWAPRNNQNRIELPAVKTADEIVTIEGIAFPHPGRVYELGQKGDPKARPRIEQNFDLALEAQSHEWKQLPFIVRESGSSKEDGLLRNWPSPTNGVDRHYAYAFQWFALALAGFLFWLINGLMKYRRELAVNGDRV; encoded by the coding sequence ATGTTTTCTAGCTTAATTACTAGTCGTATAGTTGCTACTTTATCAGCCCTTCTGGTGATTTTAGTAGGCTGTGGAGCTGGTATCTGGCAGTTAAACAGAGCGGAACAAAAAATCCGCTTAGGTGATTCGCTTTCTGCCAAATTGCAAATGCCTGTACTCAATGCCAATGTCGATAATTTGACCTTAGAAAAGGCTTCAGAGCGCCGTATTCTTGCTCGGGGAAGGTTTATGCAGGATGAAGTAGTTTGGTTAGATAACCGTCCTCGCCCTATCCCAGAGGGTGGATCTGGTGCTTCTGGGCAATCTGGCTTTTACGTGATGATGCCTTTGAGATTGGAAGGGCAAGAAGCAGTTCTTTGGGTTAATCGAGGATGGGCGCCTCGTAACAACCAAAATCGTATTGAGCTCCCCGCAGTCAAGACAGCCGATGAGATTGTGACTATTGAGGGTATTGCCTTCCCACACCCGGGAAGAGTTTATGAATTAGGTCAAAAAGGGGATCCGAAAGCTAGACCTCGAATTGAGCAAAATTTTGATTTGGCATTAGAAGCCCAAAGCCATGAATGGAAGCAACTACCTTTCATCGTTCGAGAGTCAGGTTCTTCGAAAGAGGATGGTTTGCTAAGAAATTGGCCTTCCCCAACGAACGGAGTCGATCGCCATTATGCTTATGCCTTTCAGTGGTTTGCTTTGGCATTGGCTGGATTTTTATTTTGGCTCATCAATGGGCTTATGAAGTACCGGCGAGAGCTAGCGGTAAATGGAGATAGAGTGTGA
- a CDS encoding twin transmembrane helix small protein, with protein MKWIIPVALLMIVGSLGSALYFMMKDKGGSSRMVQSLMLRIGLSIVLFLGILIAHYFGYIEASGVRVGTN; from the coding sequence ATGAAATGGATTATTCCAGTTGCGCTGCTAATGATTGTAGGAAGCTTGGGCTCTGCTCTCTACTTCATGATGAAAGACAAAGGTGGGAGCTCAAGAATGGTTCAGTCTCTCATGCTGCGTATTGGACTTTCAATAGTACTCTTCTTGGGAATTTTGATTGCCCACTACTTTGGCTACATCGAGGCTAGTGGCGTTCGGGTGGGCACAAACTAA
- a CDS encoding cytochrome c oxidase subunit 3, which produces MSSNSTPYYFVPGLSSHPASAALGLLAFGAGMSGWVNHAAWGGPVTAVGVLWVLFVLYNWFGDTIAESNSGKNGVNVDISYRWSMAWFIFSEIMFFGAFFAALFYARNIAMPWMGDVESKLLWPDFTAVWPNDGPAGLVEKFTTMGPWPIPTINTLLLLSSGVTVTYAHHAIREGHMKQAINGLAATVALGVVFLGFQIYEYYHAYHALNLKLTSGIYGSTFFMLTGFHGFHVFLGGLMLAIVLRRMIRGDFTAENHFAFEGAAWYWHFVDVVWLGLYIAVYWM; this is translated from the coding sequence ATGTCATCCAATTCAACCCCTTACTATTTCGTTCCTGGACTATCTAGTCATCCAGCTTCAGCCGCTTTAGGCTTGCTTGCTTTTGGCGCTGGCATGTCTGGCTGGGTAAACCATGCAGCTTGGGGCGGCCCAGTAACTGCAGTTGGTGTGCTCTGGGTTTTGTTTGTTCTCTACAACTGGTTTGGAGACACTATTGCTGAGTCTAACTCTGGTAAGAATGGTGTCAACGTAGATATTTCTTATCGCTGGTCGATGGCTTGGTTCATCTTTTCAGAAATCATGTTCTTCGGCGCATTCTTTGCAGCTTTATTCTATGCGCGCAATATTGCGATGCCTTGGATGGGTGATGTTGAAAGTAAATTACTTTGGCCTGATTTCACAGCGGTTTGGCCTAATGATGGCCCTGCAGGCTTGGTAGAGAAGTTCACGACTATGGGCCCATGGCCAATCCCCACTATCAATACCTTGCTGCTCTTGTCTTCTGGTGTGACGGTTACTTACGCACATCATGCGATTCGTGAAGGTCATATGAAGCAAGCCATCAATGGCTTGGCTGCAACTGTTGCCTTGGGCGTTGTTTTCTTAGGCTTCCAGATTTATGAGTACTACCATGCTTACCATGCCTTGAATCTGAAGTTAACTTCAGGCATTTATGGCTCAACATTCTTCATGTTGACTGGCTTTCATGGATTCCACGTATTTCTAGGTGGCTTGATGCTGGCGATTGTTCTTCGTCGAATGATTCGTGGTGACTTCACTGCTGAAAATCATTTTGCGTTCGAAGGGGCTGCTTGGTACTGGCACTTTGTTGACGTTGTCTGGCTTGGTCTCTACATCGCTGTTTACTGGATGTAA
- a CDS encoding DUF2970 domain-containing protein — protein sequence MQSMVAVLWAFLGVRKKSGLQEDVASLSFVHIVIAGVLGAIIFMGILLLIVKAVVSH from the coding sequence ATGCAATCCATGGTCGCAGTATTGTGGGCTTTTTTGGGTGTGCGTAAAAAATCAGGATTGCAGGAAGATGTAGCGTCATTAAGTTTTGTACATATTGTCATTGCGGGAGTTTTGGGTGCCATAATTTTTATGGGCATACTCCTCTTGATAGTTAAAGCAGTTGTGTCCCATTGA
- a CDS encoding cytochrome c oxidase assembly protein — MSATASINRQIMLKLLIASVMMFGFGYALVPMYKALCEVTGINVVTSKNDYGIRAYSANKVGNTQVDYSRKVTIEFDSNSRGPFTFRPVKNFLEVHPGEMTEIVYEVTNNLNRPVEAQAIPSYAPKSAMEFFTKLECFCFQQQTLAAHEMKKMPVMFVIDAGLPADVKTITLSYTFFELGVGQQPAGSTTPKSKTAS, encoded by the coding sequence CATTAACCGTCAGATCATGCTGAAGCTATTGATTGCTTCAGTGATGATGTTTGGTTTTGGATATGCATTGGTGCCGATGTACAAGGCCTTGTGTGAAGTGACTGGTATTAATGTGGTCACTAGTAAGAATGACTATGGGATCCGGGCTTATAGCGCTAATAAGGTTGGCAATACTCAAGTAGATTATTCCCGTAAGGTGACAATCGAGTTTGACTCCAATAGCCGTGGCCCATTTACCTTTCGCCCTGTGAAAAACTTTCTTGAAGTGCATCCAGGCGAGATGACCGAGATTGTGTACGAAGTGACAAATAACTTGAATCGTCCTGTAGAGGCTCAAGCGATACCAAGTTATGCGCCTAAAAGCGCGATGGAGTTTTTTACTAAATTAGAGTGTTTTTGTTTTCAGCAGCAAACATTGGCGGCACATGAAATGAAGAAGATGCCGGTCATGTTTGTAATTGATGCAGGACTACCTGCTGATGTGAAAACAATTACTTTGTCATATACCTTTTTTGAGTTAGGTGTTGGTCAGCAGCCAGCAGGCTCAACCACCCCTAAATCGAAAACGGCGTCATGA